A region from the Nesterenkonia lacusekhoensis genome encodes:
- a CDS encoding ubiquinol-cytochrome c reductase iron-sulfur subunit, translating into MSSSCCSRRSFVRTTAAAGLVGGSGLAVSGCRTDALAEEDSAPSTHEGSVWEWLLPAEDLPVGETTRAQAGEYELLLYRASHEEIHVFSNVCTHEGCAVDAEEDRFHCPCHGSVYQLEDGVPYGGPAREPLTRFTAEIEAGEIRVLI; encoded by the coding sequence GTGTCTTCGTCCTGCTGCTCCCGTCGCTCGTTCGTCCGCACCACTGCTGCCGCGGGATTGGTGGGCGGTTCGGGGCTGGCGGTCAGCGGCTGCCGGACCGATGCGCTGGCGGAGGAGGACTCCGCGCCCAGCACCCATGAGGGGTCAGTGTGGGAGTGGCTCCTGCCCGCTGAGGACCTTCCGGTGGGGGAGACCACCCGGGCCCAGGCAGGCGAGTATGAGCTGCTGCTCTACCGCGCCTCCCACGAGGAGATCCACGTGTTCTCCAATGTCTGCACCCATGAGGGATGCGCCGTCGATGCCGAGGAGGACCGCTTCCACTGTCCGTGCCATGGCTCGGTCTACCAGCTCGAGGACGGAGTGCCCTACGGCGGTCCGGCCCGGGAGCCGCTGACCCGCTTCACCGCTGAGATCGAGGCAGGCGAGATCCGCGTCCTGATCTGA
- a CDS encoding ribonuclease D: MSENTTPAEDELPPLLTEPEDGIPFVIDSDRGLQRCADALAAGTGPVAIDAERASGFRYGQRAFLVQLKREGSGLWLVDPEPFDTLVPLQKALGDAEWILHAATQDLPCLAELGMSPHSLFDTELAARLTGLPKVGLGAVVENLMGVRLAKEHSAADWSTRPLPKDWLRYAALDVELLIPLREKLTALLEEQGKTEWAAQEFEYARTHRPAVVPRKERWRRTTGINKLKSPRKLAVLRELWFARESLAEKKDVAPGHVLPDSALIAAADAVPRTVPQLLSVSGFHGRAAKREAPRWLRAIKTGSSTRDLPEQQRRTAGPPPPRSWKDRSPLAYRQYRTARSWLTTRAEELNVMSETMLTPAVLKQLCWTPPERIDLDSVREALTELGARPWQVEQTAAVVTVALLDPDPMDSV, encoded by the coding sequence ATGTCAGAGAACACCACACCTGCTGAGGACGAGCTTCCTCCCCTGCTCACCGAGCCCGAGGACGGCATACCGTTCGTCATCGACTCTGACCGCGGCCTGCAGCGCTGTGCCGATGCGTTGGCCGCCGGTACAGGCCCGGTGGCCATCGACGCCGAGCGCGCCTCCGGCTTCCGCTATGGACAGCGTGCCTTCCTGGTCCAGCTCAAGCGGGAAGGATCCGGCCTGTGGCTGGTGGATCCGGAGCCGTTCGACACGCTGGTGCCGCTGCAGAAGGCCCTGGGCGACGCCGAGTGGATCCTCCACGCCGCCACGCAAGATCTGCCGTGCCTGGCGGAGCTGGGCATGAGTCCGCATTCGCTGTTCGACACTGAGCTGGCGGCCCGCCTGACCGGGCTCCCCAAGGTGGGGCTGGGAGCCGTCGTCGAGAATCTGATGGGTGTCCGACTGGCCAAGGAGCATTCGGCGGCCGACTGGTCCACCCGACCGCTGCCCAAAGACTGGCTGCGCTACGCCGCCCTGGACGTGGAGCTGCTGATCCCCCTGCGCGAGAAGCTCACCGCTCTCCTCGAGGAGCAGGGCAAGACGGAATGGGCCGCCCAGGAGTTCGAATATGCCCGCACCCATCGTCCAGCGGTTGTGCCGCGCAAGGAGCGGTGGCGCCGAACCACCGGCATCAACAAGCTGAAGAGTCCGCGCAAGCTGGCTGTGCTGCGCGAGCTCTGGTTCGCCCGCGAGTCATTGGCGGAGAAGAAGGATGTGGCCCCCGGCCATGTGCTTCCCGACTCGGCGCTGATCGCCGCAGCGGACGCTGTGCCGCGGACTGTGCCTCAGCTGCTCTCCGTCAGCGGCTTCCACGGACGGGCGGCCAAGCGGGAGGCTCCCCGGTGGTTGCGCGCCATCAAGACAGGATCCTCCACCCGGGACCTTCCCGAACAGCAGCGCCGCACCGCCGGCCCGCCTCCGCCGCGATCGTGGAAGGACCGCAGCCCACTGGCCTATCGGCAGTACCGGACGGCACGCTCGTGGCTCACCACCAGGGCCGAAGAGCTCAACGTCATGTCGGAGACGATGCTGACCCCGGCTGTGCTCAAGCAGCTCTGTTGGACACCGCCGGAGCGGATCGACCTGGATTCGGTGAGAGAGGCGCTGACCGAACTCGGTGCCCGGCCGTGGCAGGTGGAGCAGACTGCCGCGGTGGTGACTGTCGCACTGCTGGATCCAGATCCGATGGACTCTGTCTGA
- a CDS encoding DUF3000 domain-containing protein has product MTAIGPMHRGVGEAAGRSGQTGSSGLEGLPQSFLTALGDLRRASPRRQAVVEETPAPSKLAPYAVALRAEVRDPAAASLEGHPVPRLRPSPQQDEMLATGRFILLHDPEGQEAWGGTFRVVIYIKAELDPEMGNDPLLASVAWTWLSDSLALHGVEHSRAGGTATRILSESFGSLEDRQASNDVELRASWTPTGSRFDAHLEAWADMVCSFAGLPPLPDGVVALPHVRRS; this is encoded by the coding sequence GTGACAGCAATCGGTCCCATGCACCGCGGCGTCGGCGAGGCGGCAGGCCGGAGCGGCCAGACAGGCTCCTCCGGCCTCGAAGGGCTGCCGCAGTCCTTTCTGACCGCCTTGGGAGATCTGCGCCGGGCATCGCCACGGCGCCAGGCAGTCGTGGAGGAGACGCCGGCCCCATCGAAGCTCGCACCCTACGCTGTCGCGCTGCGCGCCGAGGTCAGAGACCCGGCCGCCGCGAGTCTGGAGGGCCATCCGGTGCCGCGGCTGCGCCCGTCTCCCCAGCAGGACGAGATGCTGGCCACCGGCCGCTTCATCCTGCTCCACGACCCAGAGGGCCAGGAGGCGTGGGGCGGCACATTCCGCGTGGTCATCTACATCAAGGCTGAGCTGGATCCGGAGATGGGCAATGACCCGCTGCTGGCCTCCGTCGCGTGGACTTGGCTCTCCGATTCGCTGGCTCTGCACGGCGTGGAGCACAGCCGCGCCGGCGGAACAGCCACCCGCATCCTCTCCGAGAGCTTCGGCAGCCTGGAGGACCGGCAGGCCAGCAATGACGTCGAGCTGCGCGCCTCCTGGACACCGACAGGCTCCCGATTCGACGCCCACCTCGAGGCCTGGGCAGATATGGTCTGCTCCTTCGCCGGGCTGCCGCCGCTGCCCGACGGCGTCGTGGCCCTCCCCCACGTGAGGAGAAGCTGA
- a CDS encoding threonine aldolase family protein, with protein MSEQSSPAASSVLDAGFASDNVSGVSEEVMAALTAQNSGSALPYGDDAATAALQETARAHFGAQAEILPVFNGTGANVVSLQALLPRWGAAICTQAAHVNTDEGGAPERLGLKLLPQPSPDGRLTPDHVRAAAEDLDFVHAAQPLAVTLTQSTELGTLYTVDEIAAVTEEAHRLGMAVHMDGSRLSNAAAALGTTLGALTTELGVDVLSLGGTKNGAMAAEAVVAIRPEKVPGLSFIRKHSMQLASKQRYVAAQLEALFGTDLWRRNAEHANRQAQRLGDRLAQIEGVRLARPTEVNAVFPEMPPHIAQAVQDRYLAHVWETATNGSPVLRLMCSFSTEDEEIEALVRLAEDAARRA; from the coding sequence ATGAGCGAACAGTCCAGCCCTGCGGCTTCCAGCGTGCTGGATGCCGGCTTCGCCTCCGACAACGTCTCCGGGGTCTCCGAAGAAGTCATGGCCGCGCTGACGGCCCAGAACTCCGGCTCTGCGCTTCCCTATGGTGACGACGCCGCCACCGCGGCCCTGCAGGAGACCGCCCGCGCGCACTTCGGTGCCCAGGCTGAGATCCTGCCCGTGTTCAACGGCACCGGCGCCAATGTGGTCTCCCTGCAGGCCCTGCTGCCCCGCTGGGGCGCGGCGATCTGCACGCAGGCTGCCCATGTCAACACCGACGAGGGCGGCGCTCCCGAGCGCCTCGGACTGAAGCTGCTGCCGCAGCCCTCCCCGGACGGCAGACTCACCCCGGACCACGTCCGCGCCGCCGCCGAGGACCTGGACTTCGTCCACGCCGCACAGCCCCTGGCCGTCACACTGACCCAGTCCACTGAGCTGGGGACTCTCTACACGGTCGATGAGATCGCCGCCGTGACGGAGGAGGCGCACCGGCTGGGCATGGCGGTCCACATGGACGGCTCGCGGTTGTCCAACGCCGCCGCCGCCCTGGGAACCACGCTGGGTGCGCTGACCACAGAGCTCGGCGTGGACGTGCTCAGCCTGGGAGGGACGAAGAACGGGGCGATGGCGGCCGAGGCCGTGGTGGCGATCCGTCCGGAGAAGGTCCCGGGCCTGAGCTTCATCCGGAAGCACTCCATGCAGCTGGCGAGCAAACAGCGCTACGTCGCCGCCCAGCTCGAGGCCCTCTTCGGCACCGACCTCTGGCGCCGCAACGCAGAGCATGCCAACCGTCAGGCGCAGCGCCTCGGCGATCGGCTCGCTCAGATCGAGGGCGTCCGCCTGGCCAGGCCCACTGAGGTCAACGCAGTGTTCCCTGAGATGCCACCACACATCGCCCAGGCGGTGCAGGACCGGTACTTGGCGCATGTGTGGGAGACCGCGACGAACGGCAGTCCGGTGCTGCGGCTGATGTGCTCCTTCTCGACCGAGGACGAGGAGATCGAGGCATTGGTGCGTCTCGCTGAAGACGCCGCACGGCGCGCCTAG
- the msrB gene encoding peptide-methionine (R)-S-oxide reductase MsrB, giving the protein MQISDEEWRKRLSPEEYQVLRQSGTERPFTGEHWDNERAGTYRCRACGAVLFTSETKFDARCGWPSFYQPADDANVTYLKDTTLGMERVEVRCGSCDSHLGHVFSGEGFGTPTDQRYCINSISMTFDENGA; this is encoded by the coding sequence ATGCAGATCAGTGACGAGGAATGGCGGAAGAGACTCTCACCCGAGGAGTACCAGGTCCTGCGTCAGTCCGGCACAGAACGCCCCTTCACCGGGGAGCACTGGGACAACGAGCGTGCGGGCACCTATCGGTGCCGCGCCTGCGGAGCCGTACTGTTCACCTCGGAGACCAAATTCGATGCCCGATGCGGATGGCCGAGCTTCTATCAGCCCGCGGATGACGCAAATGTGACGTACCTGAAGGACACCACCCTCGGGATGGAGCGCGTCGAAGTCCGCTGCGGCAGCTGCGACTCCCACCTGGGTCATGTCTTCTCCGGGGAAGGGTTCGGCACACCCACGGACCAGCGGTACTGCATCAACTCCATCTCCATGACCTTCGACGAGAACGGTGCATGA
- a CDS encoding alpha/beta hydrolase family protein: MASIPFRREAQAETEAQTPWVRSVASGAGVGLATGMTLTATASAIAAYLARVVVTPVHEKRADVEILAVIQTSKGQEVVLTSTPETIVSGTYGLHFDAGRGLARIGEVTALEPKHGTVTRRVEEVVDGDLRAARRGWISSGFHRDPSQAGFDVEEVTVDTPVGEAPAWFVPAADPQAPLAGRNIWAIMVHGRAGTRVEGIKALPAAQQLGLDSLLISYRNDGEAPAAPDGRYGLGMTEWEDVEAAIRYALDHGAEDVLLFGWSMGGAICLQAADRSQLAPAVRGMVLTGPVIDWIDVLAHQARVNRVPEPVGNMSRWLLSHPWGRRVTGLASPLDLKAMNWIDRAEQLHTRTLILHSQDDETVPHGPSRDLAEKNGLVSFEPFTQARHVKEWNHDPERWNGRVTSWVTDLFSEAQPGD, from the coding sequence ATGGCTTCGATTCCATTCAGACGGGAAGCACAGGCCGAGACCGAAGCGCAGACCCCCTGGGTCCGTTCGGTGGCCTCCGGCGCCGGGGTGGGTCTCGCCACCGGCATGACACTGACAGCCACTGCCTCCGCCATAGCTGCCTACCTGGCCCGGGTCGTGGTGACCCCGGTCCACGAGAAGCGCGCGGACGTCGAGATCCTCGCCGTGATCCAGACCTCGAAGGGTCAGGAGGTCGTGCTGACCAGCACGCCCGAGACCATCGTCAGCGGCACCTATGGGCTCCACTTCGACGCCGGTCGCGGCCTGGCCAGGATCGGTGAGGTCACTGCCCTGGAGCCCAAGCACGGCACCGTGACCCGCCGCGTGGAAGAGGTGGTCGACGGTGATCTGCGGGCCGCGCGCCGCGGATGGATCAGCTCCGGGTTCCACCGGGATCCGAGCCAGGCCGGCTTCGACGTCGAAGAGGTCACCGTGGACACCCCCGTGGGCGAGGCTCCGGCGTGGTTCGTCCCGGCCGCAGATCCGCAGGCACCCCTGGCGGGGCGGAACATCTGGGCGATCATGGTCCACGGGCGCGCCGGCACGCGCGTCGAGGGCATCAAAGCCCTGCCGGCTGCTCAGCAGCTGGGTCTGGACTCTCTGCTGATCTCCTATCGCAACGACGGCGAGGCTCCGGCGGCGCCGGACGGCCGCTACGGTCTGGGCATGACCGAATGGGAGGACGTGGAGGCAGCCATCCGGTACGCGCTGGACCACGGAGCCGAAGACGTGCTGCTCTTCGGCTGGTCCATGGGCGGTGCCATCTGCCTACAGGCCGCAGACCGCTCTCAGCTGGCCCCTGCTGTGCGGGGGATGGTGCTCACCGGCCCTGTGATCGACTGGATCGATGTGCTGGCTCACCAGGCTCGGGTCAACCGGGTTCCGGAACCGGTGGGCAACATGTCCCGCTGGCTGCTCTCCCACCCGTGGGGGCGCCGGGTGACCGGATTGGCGTCACCGCTGGATCTCAAGGCCATGAACTGGATCGACCGGGCCGAGCAGCTCCACACGCGGACCCTGATTCTGCACAGCCAAGACGATGAGACCGTTCCGCATGGACCGAGCCGGGACCTGGCGGAGAAGAACGGGCTGGTCAGCTTCGAGCCGTTCACGCAGGCGCGGCACGTCAAAGAGTGGAACCATGACCCTGAGCGGTGGAACGGGCGCGTGACCTCGTGGGTGACTGATCTGTTCTCTGAGGCACAGCCGGGGGACTGA
- a CDS encoding glycerophosphodiester phosphodiesterase family protein, giving the protein MTAPDWLTERPIAHRGLHRGSEAPENSRPAFLAAVEAGLPIELDVQLSADDQLVVHHDAALGRLTEQTGTVRSHSLRELTQMEIAGGPHRIMSFAELLELVRGRVPLLVEVKSGPAATTRAAAVAVALRRYRGEAAVQSFDPDIVAWFRRHAPGIPRGQLSGSLSGKRDVSALRRMMLRNFAFNVVTRPDFLGYELAFLSSRRAAMLRRLGKPLLLWTITSEEQRRRAEDLGDNFIFEGFSPLP; this is encoded by the coding sequence ATGACTGCCCCGGATTGGCTGACCGAGCGACCGATCGCCCACCGCGGCCTGCACCGAGGCAGCGAGGCGCCGGAGAACTCCCGGCCCGCATTCCTCGCAGCCGTCGAGGCAGGACTGCCGATCGAGCTGGACGTGCAGCTCAGCGCCGACGATCAGCTCGTGGTGCACCACGACGCCGCGCTGGGCCGGCTGACAGAGCAGACCGGTACCGTGCGCAGCCACAGCCTGCGGGAGCTGACGCAGATGGAGATCGCCGGCGGACCGCACCGGATCATGAGCTTCGCCGAACTGCTGGAGCTGGTCCGCGGACGCGTTCCGCTGCTCGTGGAGGTCAAGAGCGGCCCTGCGGCGACGACGCGTGCCGCCGCCGTCGCCGTCGCGCTGCGCCGATACCGCGGAGAGGCGGCCGTACAGTCCTTCGACCCGGACATCGTGGCCTGGTTCCGCCGGCATGCCCCCGGGATCCCCCGAGGCCAGCTCTCCGGCAGCCTCTCGGGAAAGCGGGACGTCTCAGCGCTGCGGCGGATGATGCTGCGGAACTTCGCCTTCAACGTGGTGACCCGCCCGGACTTCCTGGGCTATGAACTGGCGTTCCTGAGCTCCCGGCGGGCTGCCATGCTGCGCCGTCTGGGCAAGCCTCTGCTGCTGTGGACCATCACCTCGGAGGAGCAGCGCCGACGCGCCGAAGACTTGGGCGACAACTTCATCTTCGAGGGCTTCTCGCCCCTGCCCTGA
- a CDS encoding SufE family protein: MSEDVPEPLAEIIDEFQAVEDRQKLELLLELSRELPELPEGYGDDYQESMEQVVECQSPLFLSLEFDDEARRAELIFAAPPEAPTTRGFASILHQGLSGLTYEQILNTPDDVANRLGLAQAITPLRLRGMSAMLARVKQNIRRHLDGA; encoded by the coding sequence ATGAGTGAGGACGTTCCCGAGCCGCTGGCAGAGATCATCGACGAGTTCCAGGCCGTGGAGGATCGGCAGAAGCTGGAGCTGCTGCTGGAGCTCTCCCGCGAGCTGCCGGAGCTGCCCGAGGGTTACGGCGATGACTACCAGGAGTCGATGGAGCAGGTGGTGGAGTGCCAGTCTCCGCTGTTCCTGAGCCTGGAGTTCGACGACGAGGCCCGCCGCGCCGAGCTCATCTTCGCCGCCCCTCCGGAGGCCCCCACGACCCGCGGGTTCGCCTCCATCCTCCACCAAGGCCTCAGCGGGCTCACCTACGAGCAGATCCTGAACACACCAGACGACGTCGCCAACCGCCTGGGCCTGGCCCAAGCCATCACACCGCTGCGGCTGCGCGGGATGAGTGCGATGCTCGCACGGGTCAAACAGAACATCCGCCGTCACCTCGACGGCGCGTAG
- a CDS encoding AMP-binding protein, with protein sequence MAVITSPHTSIEIPDLSLYDLLFGSLSDEDAARTALVQGETGRAVSYGALKQQVDQLAGALSARGIGPGSVVALQAPNLPEFVTAFHGILRSGATATTVNSLYTASEVARQLRASGATMMITVSALAQNAVAGAEEAGFSTERIIMLDEDGIHPSLLTLLGEEHEAPDPQIDPAEHVAVLPYSSGTTGVPKGVMLTHRNLVANTLQLEGLLPVDPGAPIQAVLPMFHIYGLTVLMNFGLHRRAEIVTMAKFDLSEFLRIIQDHQIRVSFIAPPIAVALAKHPMVDDYDTDSLISMLCGAAPLDESTASAVSRRLGADLRQGFGMTELSPVSHLAPYGDDRNPLGSIGPAVANVECRVVDPATGEDVELPQEGESAPGEMWTRGPLVMKGYLNNEEATVATITEDGWLRTGDIVTYNAGGWFTAVDRLKELIKYKGYQVPPAELEAVLLEHDQITDAAVIGVPDEEGGEAPKAFVVVRQDAQEQPAQLSGKEVMEYMASRVAPHKKIRYVEFIDEVPKSRTGKILRRELKARTAPAAAA encoded by the coding sequence ATGGCTGTCATCACCAGCCCGCACACCTCCATCGAGATCCCGGACCTCAGCCTGTATGACCTGCTGTTCGGCTCACTGAGCGATGAGGACGCCGCGCGCACGGCCCTGGTCCAGGGCGAGACCGGGCGGGCGGTCAGCTACGGGGCGCTGAAGCAGCAGGTGGATCAATTGGCCGGGGCGCTGTCCGCCCGCGGCATCGGACCCGGCAGCGTGGTGGCGCTGCAGGCGCCCAATCTGCCCGAGTTCGTCACCGCATTCCACGGCATCCTGCGCTCCGGCGCGACGGCGACCACGGTGAACTCGCTATACACCGCCTCCGAGGTGGCGCGGCAGCTGCGGGCCTCCGGGGCCACCATGATGATCACCGTCTCTGCCCTGGCACAGAACGCCGTGGCAGGAGCTGAGGAGGCCGGATTCAGCACCGAGCGCATCATCATGCTGGATGAGGACGGCATCCACCCCTCGCTGCTGACGCTGCTGGGGGAGGAGCACGAGGCTCCGGACCCGCAGATCGACCCGGCCGAGCATGTGGCGGTGCTGCCCTACTCCTCCGGGACCACCGGCGTGCCCAAGGGCGTGATGCTGACCCACCGCAATCTGGTGGCCAATACGCTGCAGCTCGAAGGCCTGCTGCCGGTGGACCCCGGAGCGCCCATCCAGGCGGTGCTGCCGATGTTCCACATCTACGGGCTGACCGTGCTGATGAACTTCGGACTCCACCGCCGCGCCGAGATCGTCACCATGGCCAAATTCGACCTCTCCGAGTTCCTGCGCATCATCCAGGACCACCAGATCAGGGTCTCCTTCATCGCTCCGCCCATCGCTGTGGCCCTGGCCAAGCATCCGATGGTCGATGACTATGACACCGACAGCCTCATCTCCATGCTCTGCGGCGCTGCGCCGCTGGATGAGAGCACCGCTTCCGCGGTGAGCCGCCGGCTGGGAGCAGACCTGCGGCAGGGCTTCGGGATGACGGAGCTTTCCCCCGTCTCCCATCTGGCGCCCTACGGCGATGACCGCAACCCGCTGGGCTCCATCGGGCCCGCTGTGGCCAATGTGGAATGCCGAGTGGTGGATCCGGCCACCGGAGAGGATGTGGAACTGCCCCAGGAGGGCGAATCCGCGCCGGGGGAGATGTGGACCCGCGGACCGCTGGTCATGAAGGGCTACCTCAACAATGAGGAGGCCACCGTCGCCACCATCACAGAGGACGGCTGGCTGCGCACCGGAGACATCGTCACCTACAACGCCGGCGGCTGGTTCACTGCCGTGGACCGGCTCAAGGAGCTCATCAAGTACAAGGGCTACCAGGTGCCTCCGGCCGAATTGGAGGCGGTGCTGCTCGAGCACGATCAGATCACCGACGCCGCCGTCATCGGCGTCCCCGATGAGGAGGGGGGCGAGGCGCCCAAAGCCTTCGTGGTGGTGCGCCAGGACGCCCAGGAGCAGCCGGCCCAGCTCAGCGGGAAGGAGGTCATGGAGTACATGGCCTCACGGGTGGCCCCGCATAAGAAGATTCGCTATGTGGAGTTCATCGACGAGGTGCCCAAATCCCGGACGGGCAAGATTCTGCGCCGTGAGCTCAAGGCCCGCACGGCGCCCGCAGCCGCGGCCTAG
- the zapE gene encoding cell division protein ZapE, whose product MLSTAAPLSERTPQVSVDDLLEGLKPSFRFSEVSFDSYIPDPAHPSQAEAVEALRAFSTTVGRKRGGLMNKLFGGGKPAAGPNGIYLDGGFGVGKTHLLASLYHSVEGKRAFGTFVEYTNLVGALTFRKTVEVLSDYALVCIDEFELDDAGDTTLMSRLLRELSDAGVKLAATSNTLPGSLGEGRFAASDFKREIQVLADQFKVIRVDGEDYRHRGLPEAPPPLTSDEVESFAAERFPDREIVVDDFDALTEHLSHVHPSRYRQMIAGVDVLVLKDVETIDAQALALRFVVLADRLYDQDVAIVASGQPFDKLFTEEMMNGGYMKKYNRAVSRLTALARSGQMGEEAL is encoded by the coding sequence ATGCTTTCCACCGCAGCCCCGCTGAGCGAACGTACACCGCAGGTCTCCGTGGACGATCTCTTGGAAGGGCTCAAACCCTCCTTCCGCTTCTCCGAGGTCTCCTTCGACTCCTACATCCCGGACCCGGCCCACCCTTCGCAGGCTGAGGCGGTGGAGGCGCTGCGCGCCTTCTCCACCACAGTGGGCCGCAAGCGCGGCGGCCTGATGAACAAGCTCTTCGGCGGAGGCAAACCCGCTGCCGGGCCCAACGGCATCTACCTCGACGGCGGCTTCGGCGTGGGCAAGACCCACCTGCTCGCCTCGCTCTACCATTCCGTCGAGGGCAAGCGGGCCTTCGGCACCTTCGTGGAGTACACCAACCTGGTGGGCGCGCTGACTTTCCGAAAGACCGTGGAGGTGCTCAGCGACTATGCGTTGGTCTGCATTGATGAGTTCGAGCTCGACGACGCCGGTGACACCACGCTGATGTCCCGTCTGCTGCGCGAGCTCTCCGACGCCGGCGTCAAGCTGGCTGCGACCTCCAACACCCTGCCTGGCTCCCTGGGCGAGGGCCGCTTCGCCGCCAGCGACTTCAAGCGAGAGATCCAGGTCCTGGCCGATCAGTTCAAGGTCATCCGCGTGGACGGTGAGGACTATCGCCACCGCGGTCTGCCCGAAGCTCCGCCGCCGCTGACCTCCGATGAGGTGGAGAGTTTCGCGGCCGAGCGCTTCCCGGACCGAGAGATCGTCGTGGACGACTTCGACGCGCTCACCGAACACCTCTCCCATGTGCATCCCAGTCGCTACCGCCAGATGATCGCGGGGGTCGACGTGCTGGTGCTCAAGGACGTGGAGACCATCGACGCCCAGGCGCTGGCCCTGCGGTTCGTGGTGCTCGCCGACCGGCTCTACGACCAGGATGTGGCGATCGTGGCCTCCGGCCAGCCCTTTGACAAGCTGTTCACCGAGGAGATGATGAACGGCGGCTATATGAAGAAGTACAACCGCGCCGTGTCACGTCTGACCGCGTTGGCCCGCTCCGGCCAGATGGGCGAGGAGGCCCTCTGA
- the ppk2 gene encoding polyphosphate kinase 2, whose protein sequence is MKNDSLFDLEETPRQNLREFIDNLRAGGYTVLDGHTPDPDLIDPQGDAVETWQENYPYDERMERDIYEIEKYHLQVELLKFQYWAEDYGLKHVIVFEGRDAAGKGGTIKRFTEHLNPRTARVVALNKPSDREQGQWYFQRYIYHLPTAGEMVLFDRSWYNRAGVERVMGFCSDSEYEVFMKQAPQFEQMLADAGIHLTKFWFSVTQKEQRTRFAIRQIDPVRQWKLSPMDLESLDRWEDYTAAKEEMFRRTDTDHAPWITIKSNDKKRARLNAMRYFLSQFEYEGKDHEIVGEPDPLIVRRGRDAVGD, encoded by the coding sequence ATGAAGAACGATTCCTTGTTCGATCTGGAGGAGACGCCTCGGCAGAATCTGCGCGAGTTCATCGATAACCTGCGCGCCGGCGGCTATACCGTCCTCGATGGGCACACACCCGATCCTGACCTCATCGATCCCCAGGGCGACGCGGTGGAGACCTGGCAGGAGAACTATCCGTATGACGAGCGGATGGAGCGGGACATCTATGAGATCGAGAAGTACCATCTGCAGGTCGAGCTGCTGAAGTTCCAGTACTGGGCCGAGGACTATGGTCTCAAGCACGTCATCGTCTTCGAAGGACGCGACGCCGCCGGCAAGGGCGGCACGATCAAGCGCTTCACCGAACACCTGAACCCACGGACCGCCCGCGTGGTCGCCCTGAACAAACCCTCGGACCGTGAACAGGGCCAGTGGTACTTCCAGCGCTACATCTACCATCTGCCCACAGCCGGGGAGATGGTCCTCTTCGACCGCTCCTGGTACAACCGGGCCGGGGTGGAGCGGGTCATGGGATTCTGCTCAGACTCAGAGTATGAAGTCTTCATGAAGCAGGCGCCGCAGTTCGAGCAGATGCTCGCCGACGCCGGCATCCACCTGACCAAGTTCTGGTTCTCCGTGACCCAGAAGGAGCAGCGGACCCGATTCGCCATCCGTCAGATCGATCCGGTCCGGCAGTGGAAGCTCTCTCCGATGGACCTGGAGTCTCTGGACCGCTGGGAGGACTACACCGCGGCCAAGGAGGAGATGTTCCGCCGCACGGACACCGACCACGCTCCGTGGATCACCATCAAGTCCAATGACAAGAAGCGGGCCCGACTCAACGCGATGCGCTACTTCCTGTCGCAGTTCGAGTATGAGGGCAAGGACCACGAGATCGTGGGGGAGCCCGATCCGCTGATCGTCCGGCGCGGCCGCGACGCAGTGGGCGACTGA